Proteins from a genomic interval of Tenacibaculum sp. SZ-18:
- a CDS encoding flavin reductase family protein — MKYFDKNSIANFDKIHRINLMNSLSGYKSANLLGTVSNEGFENVAVFSSIVHLGSNPPVLGFILRPTTVPRNTYENIINTGYYTVNHITEKFTHQAHHTSAKYNKLISEFDMTGLTPEYKKDFHAPFVKESPVQIGLKFLEEYHIKANDTLLVVGEIQCFYVNEVMYDDRDGFLDLSKGNVATINGLDAYAIPKNNTRYEYQRPKKIEEKA; from the coding sequence ATGAAGTATTTCGACAAAAATAGCATCGCTAATTTTGATAAAATTCATCGAATCAATTTGATGAATAGTTTATCGGGTTACAAGTCTGCAAATTTATTAGGAACCGTTTCAAATGAAGGCTTTGAAAACGTCGCAGTTTTTAGTTCAATTGTTCACTTAGGATCAAATCCTCCCGTTTTAGGTTTTATTTTAAGGCCAACAACAGTACCTAGAAATACTTATGAGAACATTATAAATACGGGATACTATACTGTAAATCATATAACTGAAAAATTCACACACCAAGCGCATCATACGTCAGCTAAATATAATAAACTAATATCTGAATTTGATATGACTGGTTTAACACCAGAGTATAAAAAGGATTTTCATGCTCCTTTTGTTAAGGAGTCTCCAGTTCAAATTGGTTTGAAATTTCTTGAAGAATATCACATTAAAGCGAACGATACCTTGTTAGTTGTTGGAGAAATTCAGTGTTTCTATGTGAACGAAGTAATGTATGATGATAGAGACGGATTTTTAGATTTATCCAAAGGAAATGTTGCAACTATTAATGGACTTGATGCTTATGCAATTCCAAAAAATAATACGAGATATGAATATCAAAGACCAAAAAAAATAGAAGAAAAAGCATGA